A portion of the Tepidanaerobacter syntrophicus genome contains these proteins:
- a CDS encoding branched-chain amino acid ABC transporter permease, giving the protein MNNYVIGVLSLTGIYMIAILGVSILTGFTGLFSMGHAGFMAIGAYVSALATKSFGISPFFGVFLGMLAATAVGLAIGYPTLKLKGDYFVIATLGIGEVVRLIIENLPSVTGGARGMTDIPRGSSFSVVWVTVIALVILLRNFLHSKHGRNCIAVREEELAASAIGINVANYKLLAMGISCALCGISGGMLAHYMRYLNPSMFSMAKSNELLMTVILGGCGSLTGTVIASLILVPLPEILRFGSVQEWRMVFYGFLVTLVIIFKPSGLLGNKEFSLADLKNVLLRTAQRFLGKMSEGGKRKNV; this is encoded by the coding sequence ATGAATAATTATGTTATTGGTGTCCTAAGCCTCACAGGAATCTATATGATAGCAATTTTAGGTGTATCTATTTTGACGGGTTTTACAGGACTTTTTTCAATGGGTCATGCCGGCTTTATGGCAATAGGCGCATATGTTTCTGCCCTTGCGACCAAGAGTTTTGGAATTTCACCATTTTTTGGGGTTTTTTTAGGAATGCTAGCAGCTACTGCGGTTGGCTTAGCAATCGGCTATCCCACACTTAAATTAAAAGGGGATTACTTTGTTATTGCTACACTTGGAATCGGCGAAGTGGTAAGGCTAATTATAGAAAATCTCCCTAGTGTAACTGGGGGCGCTCGCGGAATGACTGATATCCCAAGGGGTTCAAGTTTTAGTGTTGTATGGGTTACAGTTATCGCATTAGTAATATTACTGAGAAACTTCTTACATTCTAAGCATGGCCGTAATTGCATCGCAGTTCGAGAAGAGGAACTAGCTGCCTCAGCTATAGGCATAAATGTGGCAAACTATAAATTGTTGGCAATGGGAATAAGCTGTGCACTTTGCGGTATATCAGGAGGGATGTTAGCCCACTATATGCGGTATTTAAATCCGAGTATGTTTAGTATGGCAAAATCAAATGAGCTTCTTATGACTGTAATACTTGGCGGCTGTGGAAGCCTAACAGGAACTGTAATAGCTTCTTTAATTCTTGTTCCTCTTCCTGAAATACTGCGTTTTGGTTCTGTTCAAGAATGGCGCATGGTATTTTATGGGTTTCTGGTAACATTAGTAATAATATTTAAGCCTTCTGGCTTATTAGGTAACAAAGAATTCTCTTTAGCTGATTTAAAAAATGTTCTTTTACGAACTGCTCAGAGATTTTTAGGCAAAATGTCTGAGGGAGGGAAAAGAAAAAATGTCTGA
- a CDS encoding branched-chain amino acid ABC transporter permease, protein MFFQELINGLSIGSVYALMAVGYSLIYSLLNFTNFAHSITVTIGAFVTFYFLSMVTKNLFLGIVIATGLAGLLAVVIELLGYRPLINKNARRIYLLIVGLGISIMSENLVIIAFSSRFRVYPVNFSNRTIEIFGANAGVIDLIIFSVSVIALVLVELLIQKSRLGLAIRGAAVNLDATSLMGVDVQKLIRIVFLIAGSLAGLAGALLGAKYTTFPMLGSVMTNKAFISSVVGGLGSIPGAVLGGLILGISESMISGYLSSTMRDIFAYLLLVLILFIRPSGLLGKSSEDKA, encoded by the coding sequence TTGTTCTTTCAAGAACTAATTAACGGTCTGTCAATAGGAAGTGTATATGCTTTAATGGCTGTAGGTTATTCACTAATATATAGTCTTCTAAATTTTACAAATTTTGCACATAGTATAACAGTTACAATAGGAGCCTTTGTTACTTTTTACTTTCTTTCCATGGTTACTAAGAATCTTTTTTTAGGAATAGTTATAGCTACAGGCCTTGCAGGTTTACTAGCTGTAGTAATTGAACTATTAGGATATAGGCCTTTAATTAATAAAAATGCTCGTCGAATTTACTTACTCATTGTAGGACTTGGAATCTCAATTATGTCTGAGAATCTTGTAATTATAGCTTTTAGTAGTCGTTTTCGTGTATATCCGGTAAATTTTTCCAATAGAACAATTGAAATATTTGGAGCCAATGCTGGAGTTATAGATTTGATAATATTTAGCGTTAGTGTAATAGCTCTTGTTTTGGTTGAGCTGCTTATACAAAAAAGCCGATTAGGTTTAGCTATTAGAGGTGCAGCCGTAAATCTTGATGCAACATCTCTTATGGGAGTTGATGTCCAAAAATTAATTAGGATTGTTTTTCTGATTGCAGGTAGTTTAGCAGGATTAGCAGGTGCACTTTTAGGGGCAAAGTATACTACATTCCCAATGCTTGGGTCGGTAATGACTAACAAAGCTTTTATTAGTTCTGTAGTTGGTGGACTCGGGAGTATACCTGGTGCTGTTCTCGGAGGTTTAATTTTGGGAATTAGCGAAAGTATGATTTCTGGTTATTTATCTTCTACCATGAGAGATATATTTGCATATCTGTTGCTTGTCCTAATTCTTTTTATAAGGCCATCTGGTCTTTTGGGTAAGTCATCAGAGGATAAGGCATGA
- a CDS encoding ABC transporter substrate-binding protein: protein MSLIKKISAITLAIIMIMGLTGCGNESSLSDKIILGYIGPITGESAIWGEAESNTLKMLVEETNNQGGILGKEVVLKIYDNRSDPVETTNAARRALQNDGVIAFIGPNTSSCAIALDEVCEEYKVPHITTCGTNYKVTQREEDGSVRKYSFRACLSDPQLGDIMGQYAYEKLGIEKAAIIYEITNEYSLGITQNFTDAFEKVGGKVTIQEGYKTGDVDFRPQLSKIKAAGDFDALMIPANYKEVGLIANQARALGITQSFLGVDAWMMEDLFEIAKDAVQGTYFPCAMDVNAENLEEFKNKFEEKFKMDPGKAGTNAYFAYDCFQIVKNAIEKAGEPDPQKIRDAMENTKNLQCLTSVITIVPETHNPIRMASIFKIEGDNFVKVEEYTPDYSK, encoded by the coding sequence ATGTCATTAATAAAAAAAATTTCTGCGATTACCTTGGCAATAATTATGATTATGGGGCTTACAGGTTGTGGAAATGAAAGTTCATTGAGCGATAAAATCATTTTGGGTTATATTGGTCCGATAACAGGAGAATCTGCTATTTGGGGTGAAGCAGAGTCAAATACTTTAAAAATGTTGGTGGAAGAGACTAATAATCAAGGAGGCATCTTAGGCAAAGAAGTGGTGCTTAAGATATATGACAATCGTTCAGATCCTGTTGAGACAACGAATGCTGCAAGAAGGGCTTTACAGAATGATGGCGTTATAGCTTTTATAGGTCCTAATACTTCGTCATGCGCTATAGCACTTGATGAAGTTTGCGAAGAATATAAAGTTCCTCACATCACTACTTGTGGCACTAATTACAAAGTTACCCAGCGCGAAGAAGATGGAAGTGTTCGCAAATATTCATTTAGGGCATGCTTATCAGATCCTCAATTAGGAGATATCATGGGGCAATATGCATATGAAAAATTAGGGATAGAAAAAGCAGCAATTATATATGAAATAACTAATGAATATTCACTAGGCATAACTCAAAATTTTACAGATGCATTTGAAAAAGTTGGTGGCAAAGTAACAATACAAGAAGGCTATAAAACTGGAGATGTTGATTTTCGACCACAACTTTCCAAAATTAAAGCAGCAGGCGATTTCGATGCATTAATGATTCCTGCAAACTACAAAGAAGTAGGCCTTATTGCAAATCAAGCTCGGGCATTGGGCATAACCCAAAGTTTTCTTGGGGTAGATGCATGGATGATGGAAGACTTATTTGAAATTGCAAAAGACGCTGTTCAAGGGACGTATTTTCCATGTGCTATGGATGTAAATGCTGAAAATTTGGAAGAATTCAAGAATAAATTTGAAGAAAAGTTTAAAATGGATCCAGGCAAAGCAGGAACAAATGCATATTTTGCATATGATTGTTTCCAAATAGTAAAGAATGCAATTGAAAAAGCAGGAGAACCAGATCCCCAGAAGATTCGAGATGCTATGGAGAATACAAAAAATTTGCAGTGCCTCACAAGTGTAATAACCATAGTCCCTGAAACTCACAATCCAATTCGCATGGCTAGCATATTTAAAATAGAAGGTGATAATTTTGTTAAAGTAGAAGAGTATACACCAGATTATTCTAAATAA
- a CDS encoding M28 family peptidase: MEKLYEEIRKDLSADKNYEYSEWLTEHYPRRISGMGDDRKAAEWVASKFKEFGLESEVINFEAYNSNPVSSSLKVIQPELKEIDSLPCCHVESTRKEGINVELVYLGAGDYDDYMEKDVKGKAVLVEVSYSPATPEKARIAAEKGAVAMICANWGEDENEEEDYICGRGLKSVWGNPTPETFKDIPKISGVSISHSAGTYLKNLCKSEKKVLVNISVQCTRSWDILAMPIGYLRGNEVPEEFLLVNGHIDAWEPGVTCNATGNGTILTLAEQLAKHQDKIKRSIYFVCWNGHEIAESAGSTWYVDHHWDELDENCIGGINIDSTGMLHAVQYECTASREVMKFVKDIIKEVVNEDINVLPLNKFGDQSFFGIGVPSIVGRMGMSEEYIKRTNGANLGWWNHTIKDDLNKVDKNNLQKDLEISAAIICSYVNASVLPQDFLITCEDIETKLTEIIDKADPKIEIKSILYNVRKLKGYIAIINSRKISLNSKPPTDNKVKLINELLLKLSRSLTWAFYTYCDRFEQNSYAYTPATKPIPLLYSAVELANMDPTSLEYKLHYTSAVRNRNRVSTALREALKYCELYLTLIDQWID, from the coding sequence GTGGAAAAGTTATACGAAGAGATTCGAAAAGATTTATCTGCAGATAAGAATTACGAGTATAGTGAATGGCTAACCGAACATTATCCGCGAAGAATTTCAGGAATGGGAGATGACAGAAAAGCTGCGGAATGGGTTGCAAGCAAATTTAAAGAATTTGGACTTGAATCAGAAGTTATAAATTTTGAAGCTTATAATAGCAACCCCGTCAGTTCATCACTAAAAGTAATACAACCAGAACTGAAAGAAATTGATAGTTTGCCGTGCTGCCATGTAGAATCAACACGAAAAGAAGGAATAAATGTTGAATTGGTATACTTAGGAGCTGGTGATTATGATGATTACATGGAGAAAGATGTAAAAGGCAAAGCTGTGTTAGTTGAGGTATCTTATAGTCCTGCAACGCCTGAAAAAGCTAGAATAGCAGCTGAAAAAGGAGCTGTTGCCATGATTTGTGCTAATTGGGGGGAGGATGAAAACGAGGAAGAAGATTATATTTGTGGTCGAGGATTAAAATCTGTATGGGGGAATCCGACTCCAGAAACCTTCAAAGACATTCCCAAAATATCAGGAGTTAGCATATCACACAGTGCAGGTACCTATTTAAAGAATCTATGCAAAAGTGAAAAAAAAGTTTTAGTAAACATAAGTGTCCAGTGTACAAGAAGCTGGGACATATTGGCGATGCCCATAGGATATCTGAGAGGGAACGAAGTTCCAGAAGAATTTCTACTTGTTAATGGTCATATAGACGCATGGGAACCTGGTGTTACTTGTAATGCAACAGGAAATGGAACTATTCTAACGCTTGCGGAACAGCTTGCAAAACATCAAGATAAAATTAAAAGAAGCATTTATTTTGTATGCTGGAATGGTCATGAAATAGCTGAATCTGCTGGTTCTACATGGTATGTAGACCATCATTGGGACGAACTTGACGAAAATTGTATTGGTGGCATCAATATTGATTCTACAGGAATGTTACATGCTGTCCAATATGAATGCACTGCTTCCAGAGAAGTGATGAAATTCGTAAAGGATATCATTAAGGAAGTAGTTAATGAAGATATAAATGTTTTACCGCTTAATAAATTTGGAGATCAATCTTTTTTTGGTATAGGAGTTCCATCGATAGTAGGCCGAATGGGTATGAGCGAAGAATACATAAAAAGAACCAATGGAGCAAATCTTGGATGGTGGAATCATACTATAAAAGATGATCTAAATAAAGTTGACAAAAATAATCTTCAAAAAGATTTAGAAATAAGCGCAGCTATAATATGTAGTTATGTAAATGCATCAGTACTTCCTCAAGATTTTTTAATAACATGCGAAGATATAGAGACAAAATTAACTGAAATTATCGATAAAGCAGATCCAAAAATTGAGATCAAAAGCATTCTTTATAACGTTAGGAAATTAAAGGGTTACATTGCTATAATAAACTCAAGAAAGATTTCTTTGAATAGTAAACCTCCAACTGATAATAAAGTTAAGCTCATTAATGAATTATTACTGAAATTGAGCCGCTCTCTTACTTGGGCTTTTTACACTTATTGCGATCGTTTTGAACAAAATTCGTACGCTTATACGCCTGCTACAAAACCTATTCCCTTACTCTATTCTGCGGTAGAGCTTGCAAATATGGATCCAACGTCATTGGAATATAAATTGCATTATACAAGCGCCGTGAGAAATCGCAATCGAGTCTCTACTGCACTGCGAGAAGCTCTTAAATATTGTGAACTGTATTTGACTTTGATCGACCAGTGGATTGATTAA
- a CDS encoding RidA family protein: MEKIKICTEKAGKPGGWYSQGFKVGKMIYTAGITAIDPKTQMLVSPNDITGQTKQVLTNMKAILEAAGSDMNHVVKTLVFISDINDFQKFNEVYKEFFPIDPPARSTVQIGRFKDEIVIEIEAIATVID; this comes from the coding sequence TTGGAGAAAATTAAAATTTGCACTGAAAAAGCAGGAAAACCAGGGGGGTGGTATTCTCAAGGCTTTAAAGTAGGGAAGATGATTTACACAGCGGGAATAACAGCTATTGATCCTAAAACACAAATGCTTGTCTCTCCTAACGATATTACTGGCCAGACAAAACAGGTTTTAACAAATATGAAAGCCATTTTAGAAGCTGCCGGATCCGATATGAATCATGTTGTAAAAACGCTTGTATTTATTTCTGATATAAACGATTTTCAAAAATTTAATGAAGTTTATAAGGAATTTTTTCCAATTGATCCGCCTGCACGAAGTACTGTCCAAATTGGGAGATTTAAAGATGAAATAGTAATTGAAATTGAAGCTATTGCTACTGTTATTGACTAG
- a CDS encoding M20 family metallopeptidase: MEFQENKEFTIDILKKLVTINSVTGNESEIGNKIFEILKYLGVDEIEKQNVDNDRFNIIARVRGDKKGPTTLLTGHLDTVPAGNGWETNPFVPVIKGDKVYGRGALDMKSGIAIILSTVKFAIENKDKMKGDILIALVPDEEATSLGITTLINNTINADFGIAAEPEYIPIIGSVGKLLIHVDAYGKTAHGCEPNKGINAIEEMARFLVSLGKIPLKEHHKIQKQPYVTLKIEGGFNQYSVIVPDYCFCLVNKHTVPTETIEYILEQMQELVINMGLKAKFIFKIDEPYYEPYEIQTDLPQIEKLCSIYKDVIGKPMEFRYGTGVCDNNKLVPATGIPVICLGAKGGGLHSENEWVSLKSMFEMNIIYQKYIFSF, translated from the coding sequence ATGGAATTTCAAGAAAATAAGGAATTTACCATTGATATTCTTAAAAAACTGGTGACAATTAATTCTGTTACTGGTAACGAAAGCGAAATAGGCAATAAAATATTTGAGATTTTAAAATATTTAGGTGTAGATGAAATTGAAAAACAAAATGTTGACAACGATAGATTTAATATAATAGCAAGGGTTCGAGGAGATAAAAAAGGCCCTACTACCCTTTTAACAGGACATTTAGATACCGTTCCAGCTGGCAATGGTTGGGAAACAAATCCTTTTGTGCCCGTGATAAAGGGAGATAAGGTTTATGGCAGAGGAGCCCTTGATATGAAGAGCGGAATAGCTATCATTTTAAGTACAGTAAAATTTGCTATAGAAAATAAAGATAAGATGAAAGGGGATATTTTAATTGCTCTTGTTCCAGATGAGGAAGCAACATCTCTTGGCATAACTACTTTAATAAACAATACAATAAATGCTGATTTTGGTATTGCTGCAGAACCTGAGTATATTCCAATAATTGGGAGCGTAGGCAAACTATTAATTCATGTTGACGCTTATGGTAAGACTGCTCATGGATGTGAGCCAAACAAAGGGATAAATGCTATTGAAGAAATGGCACGTTTTCTCGTTTCATTAGGCAAGATCCCATTAAAGGAGCATCATAAAATTCAAAAACAACCGTATGTTACTCTTAAAATAGAGGGTGGCTTTAATCAATATTCGGTTATAGTACCTGATTATTGCTTTTGCCTTGTAAATAAACATACAGTCCCTACCGAAACAATAGAATACATTTTAGAACAAATGCAAGAACTTGTTATTAATATGGGATTAAAAGCTAAATTTATTTTTAAAATAGATGAGCCTTATTATGAACCTTATGAAATTCAAACTGACCTGCCTCAAATTGAAAAATTGTGTTCAATATATAAAGATGTAATAGGAAAGCCTATGGAGTTTCGGTATGGTACGGGAGTTTGTGATAATAACAAATTAGTTCCAGCTACAGGAATTCCGGTTATATGCTTAGGAGCGAAAGGAGGTGGCTTACATTCAGAAAATGAATGGGTAAGCCTTAAGAGTATGTTCGAGATGAATATAATTTATCAAAAATATATTTTTAGTTTTTAA
- a CDS encoding helix-turn-helix transcriptional regulator — protein sequence MNNIQEEKKFFTQLLNMLEQHLGGDTEIVLHDLKHDYDKTIVDIRNGHITNRKIGGVGSNLGLEVLRGTVKDGNRYNYITRLKDNRVIRSSSMYIRNEDNEVIGSICINTDITESLKFEEFLRQYNNYNINEYLDNEIFVSEVNQLLEHILCEGERIIGKPAAIMTREEKIEFLKYIDSKGAFLITKSGERVQEFLGISKYTMYNYLDIARKNDLETEAEIETKS from the coding sequence TTGAATAATATTCAAGAAGAAAAAAAATTCTTCACACAGTTGCTGAACATGTTAGAGCAACATTTAGGAGGTGATACTGAGATAGTTTTACATGATTTAAAGCATGATTACGACAAAACAATTGTTGATATACGAAACGGCCATATAACAAATAGAAAAATTGGAGGGGTAGGAAGCAATCTTGGTCTTGAAGTTCTGAGGGGCACAGTCAAAGATGGCAATCGCTATAATTATATTACTCGCTTAAAGGATAATAGAGTCATTCGATCTTCTTCTATGTATATACGAAATGAAGACAACGAGGTAATTGGCTCTATATGCATTAATACAGATATTACCGAGTCATTGAAATTTGAAGAGTTTCTAAGGCAATACAACAATTATAATATCAATGAGTATTTGGATAACGAAATTTTTGTTAGCGAGGTAAATCAATTGTTAGAACATATTCTATGTGAAGGAGAGCGTATAATTGGTAAACCTGCAGCTATAATGACAAGAGAAGAAAAAATAGAGTTTCTTAAATATATCGACAGTAAAGGAGCTTTTCTTATTACGAAATCTGGTGAACGAGTTCAAGAGTTTCTAGGTATTTCAAAGTATACGATGTATAACTATTTAGATATTGCCCGTAAAAATGACTTAGAAACCGAAGCTGAAATTGAGACTAAAAGTTAA
- a CDS encoding N-acetylmannosamine-6-phosphate 2-epimerase, giving the protein MDKEEIINKLKNGLIVSCQATPDEPHYMNGITIMMAKCAYWAGAVGIRANTPQDVRSIAKEVPLPIIGLWKIGRGEKEVYLTPDINAARELYNAGAQIIAVQATSHIRDDGKQSYEIIKEIKNEIPEALIFADVRNAEDAKIAAEYGADFIAPTLYGYTSTPQELVKVKHNFGPDLELLASVIKATEKTNSLVIMEGKINTPEQAVMCLYMGAHAVVVGNAITRPHITAKRFVDAINKYR; this is encoded by the coding sequence ATGGATAAAGAAGAAATTATTAATAAGTTGAAAAATGGATTGATTGTATCGTGTCAAGCAACACCGGATGAACCACACTATATGAATGGCATTACTATAATGATGGCGAAATGTGCTTATTGGGCAGGTGCAGTTGGGATAAGAGCAAATACACCACAAGATGTAAGATCTATAGCAAAAGAAGTTCCTCTCCCGATTATAGGGCTATGGAAGATAGGAAGGGGAGAGAAAGAGGTATATTTAACGCCTGATATCAATGCTGCAAGAGAACTATATAATGCAGGAGCACAAATAATTGCGGTCCAGGCAACTTCACATATTCGCGATGATGGAAAGCAATCTTATGAAATTATTAAGGAGATAAAGAATGAAATACCTGAAGCATTGATATTTGCAGATGTTAGAAATGCAGAAGACGCTAAAATTGCTGCAGAATATGGTGCAGATTTTATAGCACCGACACTTTATGGTTATACAAGTACACCTCAAGAATTAGTGAAAGTAAAGCACAATTTTGGACCAGATTTAGAATTGCTTGCATCTGTTATTAAAGCAACAGAAAAAACAAATTCTTTAGTAATAATGGAGGGGAAAATTAATACACCGGAACAAGCTGTTATGTGCCTTTATATGGGTGCCCATGCTGTTGTTGTAGGAAACGCTATTACTCGCCCACATATAACGGCAAAGAGATTTGTTGACGCAATCAATAAATATCGATAG
- a CDS encoding SIS domain-containing protein has translation MSIYKNLSEKAMLEYIYETPEALKNILEKRKDITEQFINEFQTRNINKIQIIGSGTSFHGGYATRGFLEKLLGIPVDAFYPIPFKDSRTVLDEKTMVIGISQGGKSLSTVAGIDYAKSKGCYTVAITANDDGTRLSEHCDMTILLSCGPEHAGPKTKGYQATLLILLLLGIELALRQGKINDSEYNKIINRLKVTVTNQNNIIRSSENWYETNKDELVKSRRMIIVGYDSNYGTALEGRLKIQETVRYGIESYELEEFMHGIYNSINEDVFIIYLASAGNYKSRIIRLKDFLSNYTKHNFIIGNLKTKNDPKALDISFVDDPDFSIFEYILPLQCIAYYLSKDLGINPNIPKIENFHSLMESK, from the coding sequence TTGAGTATATATAAAAATCTTTCAGAAAAAGCGATGTTAGAGTATATTTATGAAACACCTGAGGCTTTAAAAAATATTTTAGAAAAACGCAAGGATATTACCGAACAATTCATTAATGAGTTTCAAACTAGAAATATAAATAAGATACAGATTATAGGATCTGGAACTTCGTTTCATGGCGGATATGCTACAAGAGGATTTTTAGAAAAATTATTAGGCATACCAGTAGATGCATTTTATCCAATACCATTTAAAGACAGCAGAACAGTATTAGACGAGAAAACAATGGTAATTGGCATTTCACAAGGCGGAAAAAGTTTGTCGACCGTTGCAGGTATTGATTATGCAAAAAGCAAAGGGTGTTACACGGTTGCAATAACAGCTAATGACGATGGAACAAGACTAAGTGAACATTGCGATATGACAATCTTACTTTCTTGTGGTCCGGAACATGCTGGTCCAAAAACAAAAGGTTATCAAGCAACGCTGCTAATTTTATTACTCCTTGGTATAGAATTAGCATTAAGGCAAGGGAAAATAAATGATAGTGAGTACAACAAAATAATTAACCGGCTAAAAGTAACTGTAACTAATCAAAACAATATTATAAGATCATCAGAAAATTGGTATGAGACAAACAAAGATGAGCTTGTTAAAAGCCGTAGAATGATCATTGTTGGTTATGATTCGAATTACGGAACTGCTCTTGAAGGACGACTTAAGATTCAAGAAACTGTGAGATATGGTATAGAAAGTTATGAACTCGAAGAATTTATGCACGGAATCTACAATTCAATTAATGAGGATGTATTTATAATTTACCTAGCATCTGCTGGAAATTATAAAAGCAGAATTATAAGATTAAAGGATTTCCTATCCAATTATACTAAACACAACTTTATTATCGGAAATCTAAAAACAAAAAACGATCCAAAAGCGCTAGATATTAGTTTTGTAGACGATCCTGATTTTTCAATTTTTGAGTATATATTACCTTTACAATGCATAGCGTATTACCTGTCAAAAGACTTAGGTATAAATCCAAACATACCTAAAATCGAAAATTTTCATTCTCTTATGGAAAGTAAATAA
- a CDS encoding PTS system mannose/fructose/sorbose family transporter subunit IID, whose product MAKYTKKDLKRLFWRSWPIMASFNYERLQAQGFVFALMPFLRDLYTKKEDFIAAMKRHLTFFNTTPQCAPFILGTTLALEEEYAKNPDGFDVETINAAKVALMGPLAAIGDSFFWGTFRIIGVAVGAPLAVKGNILGPIMFILIYNIPNFYVRWKGTFIGYEQGMNFITNASEAGLFENLMEAAKIVGLVVIGGMIASMVSLSTPLVLKIDEGKVVVQEIIDGIFPCLLPLLATLGVWNLLKRKISTTWVLLIIIALSILGKYIGVV is encoded by the coding sequence ATGGCTAAATATACAAAAAAAGATCTTAAAAGATTGTTTTGGCGCTCATGGCCGATTATGGCGAGCTTTAATTATGAGAGGCTTCAAGCTCAAGGATTTGTTTTTGCCTTAATGCCATTTTTACGAGATCTTTATACGAAAAAAGAAGATTTTATTGCAGCGATGAAGCGGCATTTAACCTTCTTTAACACAACGCCTCAATGCGCCCCATTTATTTTAGGAACTACGTTGGCTTTAGAAGAAGAGTATGCAAAAAATCCGGACGGTTTTGATGTTGAAACAATAAATGCTGCAAAAGTTGCATTAATGGGACCTTTGGCAGCAATAGGAGATTCATTTTTCTGGGGAACATTTAGAATAATTGGAGTTGCTGTAGGTGCACCTTTAGCTGTTAAAGGCAATATACTAGGACCAATAATGTTTATACTTATATATAATATCCCTAATTTCTATGTAAGATGGAAGGGAACTTTTATAGGATACGAACAAGGCATGAATTTTATAACAAATGCTTCTGAAGCCGGGCTGTTTGAAAATCTTATGGAAGCTGCAAAGATTGTTGGGCTGGTTGTAATTGGCGGCATGATAGCAAGCATGGTTTCGCTTTCAACACCCCTCGTGCTTAAAATAGATGAGGGCAAAGTAGTTGTTCAAGAAATTATCGATGGTATTTTCCCGTGCTTATTGCCATTGCTTGCAACTTTAGGTGTATGGAATTTATTAAAGAGAAAGATATCTACTACATGGGTTCTTTTGATTATAATAGCATTAAGTATTTTAGGAAAATATATAGGAGTGGTATAA
- a CDS encoding PTS mannose/fructose/sorbose/N-acetylgalactosamine transporter subunit IIC: protein MIGKAIILGILAGLTQLDSRIAGDNMLQRPIVTGLLVGLLLGDIKTGIIVGGSLELVMMGFVGIGVSSPADVNIGGILGAAFAIISKLDIQAAVTLTIPIAMLANFVGIFIRTVNIAFQHMADTYADKGDYKGVERTLWYGAALFFICPALVVFFGVLFGSNAAATLVSAVPMQIMDGLKVASGVLPAIGMALLLDMTFDKKYAGYLALGFILVAYLKLDILAIAIIGGIIAYIIYQNKSKGGVYNG from the coding sequence ATGATAGGAAAAGCTATTATATTAGGCATCCTTGCCGGACTTACTCAACTTGATAGTCGTATAGCAGGCGACAATATGCTACAAAGACCAATTGTAACCGGACTTCTTGTAGGTTTGCTTTTAGGTGATATAAAAACAGGCATTATAGTGGGAGGCTCATTAGAACTTGTAATGATGGGGTTTGTGGGAATAGGCGTTTCTTCACCTGCTGATGTAAATATTGGCGGTATCTTAGGTGCTGCATTTGCAATTATTTCAAAACTAGATATTCAAGCAGCTGTAACTTTGACAATTCCTATAGCGATGTTAGCAAACTTTGTAGGCATTTTTATAAGAACTGTAAACATAGCATTTCAACATATGGCTGATACATATGCTGATAAGGGTGATTATAAAGGTGTTGAAAGAACCTTATGGTATGGGGCAGCTTTGTTTTTTATATGTCCAGCCCTTGTAGTGTTCTTCGGAGTTCTTTTTGGGAGTAATGCAGCGGCAACTCTAGTTTCAGCAGTTCCAATGCAAATTATGGACGGCTTAAAAGTTGCAAGTGGTGTCCTTCCTGCGATTGGAATGGCTCTATTGTTGGATATGACCTTTGATAAAAAGTATGCAGGGTATCTAGCATTAGGATTTATACTAGTTGCATATCTAAAACTTGACATTCTTGCTATTGCTATTATAGGTGGAATAATTGCTTATATAATTTACCAAAACAAGTCTAAGGGCGGTGTTTATAATGGCTAA